The sequence gcctggcatacagtatgagctatgtatgtatttgttaaggaaataaatttttaaaaagctttaatgTTACCTCCAAAACACAGCTCAAGTGTACTTCTCTTCAATGCCCAAGACCCATGCCACCTCTCTAGTCTAGCTACTGGGCCCTGTGCTAAAACTACCAACTGGTCTACTGCATCCACTCCCGCCCCCTTCAATCTGTTCTCTACACAGTAGCCAGAATGAGCTTTCCAAAGGGCAAATCTATTCATGAAACAACTTTTCTCCTCAACCCTCATTTAAAATCCCTCCgtaggccgagcacggtggctgatgcctgtaatcccagcactttgggagggtgaggtgggcggatcacgaggtcaggagttcaagaccagcctggccaacatagtgaaaccccatctctactaaaaatacaaaaattagccaggcatggtggcacatgcctgtagtcccagctgctcaggaggctgaggcaggagaatcgcttgaactgggaggcagaggttgcagcgagccaagatagcgccactgcactccagctggggcaacagagtgagactttgtctcaaataaaataaaataaaataaaataaaatccctccGTACTTCCTGATGCTTTGAGAGTCAAGATCTCCAATGTGAGGCTCTCCATGGCTGGCCCCATCCACCACCCATCAGTCCGCCCAGCTCACACCCACTCTCTGATTTCCTGCATGTCAGGCTGCCTGGAAtgaccctccctctctcccacctggGCACTTTCTGAGACTTCTCTTTAGAAGCCTTCCCTTACTCTTCTCAAATTTACCTAGTTAACATTCATGCATCCTTCCCACCTTACCTTTAATGCCCCTTCcccagggaagccttccctgatggcCCCATGCTGGTCTTGGTCTGCCTTTACACACACCCCTGAAGCACCTCTCCCCGACTGCACTTTTTCATAGTTGTACTCTTACATTCAATTGTATGATTAGCACCAGAGGGCAGACTTCTGGATCTCcagcaaagtgcctggcatatagtaggtgctcaacaccTGAGTGAATGGCTTCTGTGAGAGCAGGAAGGTGAGTGAATGGAAATTTTTTCCTTAAGGCTTACAGGGGCAGCTCCGACCTAGAGACATCCGTTGCAACCTTTCATTCTCACACCCTTCCCAAGGCCGTCACGGTCCATATCTGCACCCCAGTCTGTGCTTATCACACAATACCAGGCCCTGAATACAGCTCTTTAGACCAGCCGTACTGTGAAGCTGACAGCCCTTTCTGCACCTGCAGATGTAACCATACCTGGGCTTCTCCAGGGATGGTCTAAGCCTAGGCTGAGCtcgccaggtgcagtgactcacaactgtaatccctgcactttgggaggccgaggtgggtggatcacctgaggttgggagttcgagaccagcctgaccaacatggagaaaccccgtctctactaaaaatacaaaattagccaggtgtggtggcacgcgcctatcatcccagctacttgggaggctgaggcaggagaattgcttgaacccaggaggtggaggttgcagtgagccaagattgcgccatttgcactccagcctgggtgacacagtgagactctgtctcaaaaaaaaaaaaaaaaaaaaaaaaaaaaagactaggctGAGCTCTACACAGAGACTATGGCTGTGACTCCCCACCAGGCCTGGGCTGGAATTGAGATTGCTCCAAGTCCTCCAGAAGGGCCCTTGGAaagacctgtggtcccagcatcCTCTTTAGCCCCCCATCTCCCCTCTGTGTTTGTAAACTGTCCTACTGGGTCTTTTAGTGGCTTCCTTCTTCAGGACAAGAAAAAtgcccttctttcctctctccttcccaaaCAGCCTGACCTAGGGCTCTGCTGGAAAGGTAAGGCCCGATTCAGCACCCTCCCTGTTTTCTCCCCAGGCTTTACCACCCTGCAGCTGCAACTTTAGCCCTGGGAAACAGAGGGGAAGCTGGTAAGTAGAAGCCCTGTTGGGTGTTAATAGGGATGTAGAGCTCCACCTTCCTAGATAAGAGGAGACAGCAGGAGTCCTGCTAGGTTACCTACCCAGGCGAAGGCCACACAGGTGTGGTACATGGGGGAGGAGGCTGGCACGAAGGTGCGGTAGCGGCAGAGCATCACCAGGCTGGCCAGGCCATTGAGAAACGAGGCCACGGCCGATGCCGGCTCTTGAAAGAACAGGAACCGGGAGAAGGGCCACTGAAAAAGGAGCAGATGAAGGAGGTTTGAAGGGCAGGCAACCCTCAACTGGCCCAGTCCACCTATTCTTGACATGCTGAAGCAACAGGTCCTCAGCTGAGTCCTCAGCTCTGGAGTTTGGCCAAAGCCTCAGGTTCAGTACCTCTTCAGACTAATGAGCCACCCTCCAGTGCCTAGTTAAGAGTTATACCCCCATCCTGGCCAGCAGGCACAGCACTGTAAGCCCTGATCTCTGGGAAGACCAGATGGGTCAGGGTAGATGACTCAGTATGGCCTGGTGGAAACAGCACAGAGTTGCCATCCAGAAGACACAGGTCCCAACCCCTCCTCTACCACTGACCACGGTCCTTTGAGCCTCAGCTTACTCTGTGAAAAACTGGGGTGAATACTTCCTGCCAACCTCAACAGGCCAGAATGAGATAATACTGGATTGAAACGTAccagcaggccaggcgcggtggctcacgcctgtaatcccagcactttgggaagctgaggcgagagggtcacaaggtcaggagattgagaccatcctggctaacatggtgaaaccccatctctacttaaaaaaaaaaaaaaaaaaatacaaaaaattagctgggtgtggtggcacacacctgtagtcccagctacttgggaggctcaggcatgagaattgcttgaacctgggaggtagaggttgcagtgagccaagatcatgccactgcactccagcctgggcgacagagggagactccatctcaaaaaaaaaaacaaaaaacaaaaaacaaaagaaagaaaggtaccAGCAAACTGTGCCTCGCTAGACAAGCTGAAGCATATTACTGTGAATCCAGACCCCTACTGGAGAAGCAACAGGAAACAAGCCACAGTAGGTAAGGGAATTTGTCCCTGCAGTAAGGTGGGCATCTCAACCACTCTAAGAGGCCCAGCACCACTCTCTGGGGAGACTCCAAAGCCTTCCAGATATTGCTACTCCAAATCCAGAGGCAGGACACATGGGTCCTATCCAATTCTATGGAAACCAGCAGATTTTGGGGAGAACAGGTAGCTGCCCCAAACACACACGCATTACCCCATGCCTCAGACTGCTTGGACAGTGTGGTCCAACCAGGGGGTATATTACTCCTACCACGCTACTACCATATGCCTACCCTGACCCTCCAACTCACCTTGCCATGGAACTGAGGCACTTTGTGACCTTCCTGGAGGTAGAGCCCAACGGTGACCCACATACACTCATACTTACAGTCGTCCCGACAGGTCCAGCCTGAAACAGACAAATGTGGCCTGGTGAACTCCCCAgcacagagaggaaagagagagcatGAATGGGGTCCAAGCGCAAATGTAGGCCAAGAGGGCCTGTAAGTTGGAGAGAACCAGGAGAAATCTCAAAATTCTAGCTTCCCCTTTGAATGAATGAGAGATGATGAGATGTACACATAGGGGAAggtgtatgtacgtatgtatgcATATTTTAGTGAGCAATTAGAGATATtcgtcttttttttgtttgtttttttgagacagttttgtttttgttgcccaggctggagtgcaatggtgcgatctcggttcactgcaacctccgcctcctgggttcaagcgattctcctgcctcaggctcccgagtagctgggattacaggcatgcaccaccacacccaactaattttgtatttttagtagagatggggtttctccatgttggtcagggtggtcttgaactcccaacctcaggttatctgcctgcctctgccacctAAAGTGCGGGGAttgcaggcacgagccaccgcacccggcattttttttttttttttttttttgagacagggtctcgctctttcatccaggctggagtgcagtggggagagcatggctcaccacagccttgacctcctgggctcaaacgatcctcccacctcagcctcccaagtagcgagaccacaatgtctggctaattcttttattttttgtagagaaggcatcttgtcatgttgcctaggctagtcttgaactccagggctcagatGATCTTTCTACCTTGGCAGACATTTCCTCTCCTTTTGCTCAAGTCCATCAAGATGTTGGCATCTGATGAACTCATCTATGGAAACCTGGGTTTATATTTGTCCTTCCTGAATATAGGATTTGCTCTTACTCTCCTGGAAGGAGTTCTTGCTATCTTACTCCCTTCCTATGAAAATGAAGCCCAAATTCTTCAACCTGACTTTTGAGGCTCCAAATTGCCTTTCCAACCGTATTGGTCACTACTCCTGTTCATGTACCCTGCTCCCTGAGTAAATAAAGCTCCTGGATGTGCCCACATCTGCCCAGGGCATCCATTCTctctgttccctctgtctggaatgcaAAGTGGTATAATAGTAAAGAGGACAAGCTTGTGGTCAAACAGGCCAGAACTGGAAACTCCACTTTACTAcatactggctgtgtgaccttgggcagggcATTTAATCTCTCTAAtccccatctgtaaaactgggattAGAGAAACTATCTCAAAGGGTGTGATAAAAATTACTTGACATATTGTGACACCTGTCACACAGTGAGTGCTCAATACGTTGGTTCTTTGCCCACTATGGTCCAAATCGAATGTACCAGTCCAAAGTCCCTCCTTCAAACAAAACGTTCCAAGATGATCCCTGCCCCCACGTCTTCAAAGCCGGAACTGACACCTTCCTATCCCAAATGCTTCCTAATCAAAGAGTCTTTCAGGGGCTCAAATCATTCTCTGCCTTGCACTTGAAAAGGCTCATGTCCCCGTGGGGACTGTGAGTCCCAATGGGCGGGACCCTGGTCTGATTTCTGTGCCATTCCTAGACATTGTGGCCcgaatgtatttaataaatacccTTTTGactgaacaaataagtaaatgaaagctTCTGGGAAAGTAAGAGAGGCTGGTAAGGCTCTCATCACCTTAGGGGCTTCACTCACATTCATAAGAGACCTCGTGGGGAAACTAAGGTTCAGGGATTGCAGAGGCGTATTGGGGGCGCAGGGGGCGGGAGCAAGACAAATGGGCGGGGCTTACCGTGGGGGTGGGGCTTACCTGCTAGACTCATGTAGATTGGCTGGCGGGAGCGGAAGTGATTCAGAGCGCCCCCAGAGCAGTTCTGCTCTTCGCACTGCAGTACGCAGTCGCGGTACACCGGCTCACGGTCGCCCTGGGAGCCGCTCGCCAGCGCCGCTGCCCCAGCTAGCAGGACCAACCGCGCCGCCAGGCCGGCCATCCTTTCTCCCTGGCTCGCCGCCGGGGGAGGAGCTTAGGAGTATGAAGCTTCCACTTCCGGAGTAACCGGAAGTTCCTGTGTTCTTTATTCTACTCTCCGCTGAAGTCCACACAGTTTAAATTAAAGTTCCCGGATTTTTGTGGGCGCCTGCCCCGCCCCTCGTCCCCCTGCTGTGTCCATATATCGAGGCGATAGGGTTAAGGGAAGGCGGACGCCTGATGGGTTAATGAGCAAACTGAAGTGTTTTCCATGATCTTTTTTGAGGTAGGGCTGTTTACTGTCACCACCCCTGTCGGATTTTACTTCCTAAACGTACCTGTAACTAtccacttctctccatctcttctgGCACCACCCTGGTTAAAGACACCATCATGTGTCGCCAAGACAGCCGCAGTAGCTTCTTAATGGCTCTCCCTGCCTCTACTTTTGCCTCTTCCAACCTGCgctccattttgaaaaattaaaatttgcccatatcactttttttttcttaaaattatttactgGCTCCCAATTACCTTGGGTAAAATACAGTCTCCACAAACCCTGCCTGATTTGGCCCCTGTCCACTGGTCTCCCTCACTCCCTTGCTCCAGACCCGCTTCAGAGGGCTATGTCCCTCAAGCTTCCTGACTGCCTGGCCTGGTCTGAATCActcactcttcttttttcttctagtcGCAATTGAAGTACCACCTCCCGAGGGTGATTGCTTCCCCATGCGGGGTAGAACCTTTGCTGTCCTGTTCACCACTCTACCTCCAGCACAGAATTTGGCTTATGGTAGGCGCTAACTGCGTTTGTTTGTTCTTCTGTTTAATGAATGAACAGCATACATCAACATAAGAACTTGACAAATCCAGGGCTGTAAAATCATCAGTATGGTTCTGCACTGAGATCGGAGAGAAGTAATATTTCTAGGAAAATTAGGAACCCTGGGAACAGGACGCTTGCTTTAGTATCCTCTCCCTGCTCACCTCCCCTGCACTCCCATCAGCACCGACCCACACCCAATCTCATAGAAGCCTTGTAGCTAAGGATCACCCTTTCTCCTCCCCCACTCTCCTCACCCCTTGTCAACTTTTCTTTTTCGTCCTGGGGGTTGGAATGAGTAAGAAGTAGCCTGGGATTCCATTCACtcacttaacaaacatttctgaGTCCTTAGCTCTAGCACCTTGCTAAGCAAGGCAAAATCTCCAGGAGGCACCATTCACATTGCATTTTCTGTGAATGGTGCTCTGGGGAGCAGCATTCACATTGCCTTTTCTGTGAATGGCAAATTCTTCCAGTTAAATATAACATGAATAGTGTCCCCTGGAGTTGACCACCCAACTGATACTGACTGAGAAGCTGAAATGAACAAAACAACCCCTTAGCCCTCCAGGAGCTGACCGGAAATCCAGTGCTAATACTACTTTGCATCTTACAGATTAGTTCTTTtacaatactgtttttttttcttttttcatttcattttgtcctTTCTGTGACTCTGGGATGAGTCTTTTTATGAGGATCCTCATATAAAGATGGACATTTAGGATTAAAGAGGATGAAATCCTGACAAAATAGGGAGTCTCCCCTTTAGAAAATTCCTAAGtaaggctgggggtggtggctcacgcctgtaatcccagcactttgggaggccgaggcggacggatcacctgaggttaggagtttgagaccagcctgaccaacatggagaaaccccatctctactaaaaatacaaaattagttgggtgtggtggtgcatgcctgtaatcccagctactcaggaggctgaggcaggagaatcgcttgaacccagggaggcagaggttgtggtgagccaagattgcgccatcgcactccagcctgggcaacaagagcgaaactcaaaaaaaaaaaaaaaaagaaaaagaaaattccaatttTGAAGGCCTCATCCTATATTATGTCAAACATACTGAAATGCAGTAACGCCCCACATTAAATAAGATTTATAaataactatacatatatataattcaatCTAATTGCTGTTAATAGTTGACATATTgctacatttatatacatttagttaaaaaaaattttttttcccagacagcctctcactctttcacctagactgaagtgcagtggcatgatcacgactcactgcaacctcaacctcccagactcaagtgatccttccatctcagcctcctgagtagctgggactgcagcatgcgccactatgccctgctaatttttttaattttttgtagagacacggtcttgctatgttgcctagactggtctccaattcctgggctcgagtgatcctcccgcctcaacctcccaaagtgctgggattacgggcgtgagccatgCCACACGgccataaaatattaattttcgcAGCTTTCTTATATTTTAGAACTAACAATGGAAATTTGTTCGGGTCTAAAGTATTTCAGAGGTCCTTGAAAACCCATGCCTACATACCTGATGGAAAAAGCAATCCTAGGTTAATGGTGGAAGTGGGAGTAGAGACTTCTGTTCTGTTGACTTCTTGGAAGATGGGGTACTGTCTCTCTGGGACAGCTCTTGAGAATTTCCCTGCCAGCACAGCCCCAGATAACAATCTCTAGATGGCGATTACCTGGCCTCTCTTCCCAACTTTCTAGCCTGGAGCCCCTAGTTCTCCCCTGAGCCTCCTTAGCTTGTCCTTCTTCCTAACTTGTATTTGGCTTCAGATGTGATCCACAGTCTGAAAAGTCACTAATTCATTCCTTCAACTCAGGCTTATTGAGTCCTCCTGTGTATCAGCCATTGTactcatgggggaaaaaaaagacaaagcatatGTTAATAGTAGAGTGTgctggacaggcacagtggctcatgcctgtaatcccagcactttgggagggcgaggcaggtggatcatctgaggtcaggagttcgagaccagcctgacctaacatggagaaactcctgagatcgtgccattgcactccagcctgggcaacaagagcaaaactccgtttcaaaaaaaaaaaaaaaagtatagtgtgCTAAAGGCTCAACGGCAAGCTGACCATGTTCTTAGATCAAAATTGGTAGAGAGTCTACAATGTGGGTTCCTTATTcatcaaatgtttattaagtttACCATGTGCAAGTCTCTGGGAACAGAGTGATGAACAAGGCACTGTACTTTTCATGGTCAGAGGAGGGAAACAGGCCATAAACAAGTGTCAAACAAAAGACtgaagccaggtgcggtggctcacatctgtaatcccagcactgtgggaggccaaggcaggcggatcatgagatcaggagatcgagaccatcctagccaacatggtgaaaccccatctctactaaaaatacaaaaaaattagctgggcatggtggcacgtgcctgtaatcccagctactccggaagctgaggcaggagaattgcttgaaccagggagttggaggttgcagtgagcctggattatgccactgcactccagcctggtgacagagcgagactccatctacattaaaaaaaaaaatatatatatatatatatacacacacacacacacacacacacacataccctctAACCCAggaatttcactcctaggtatacctACATAAGCTCCAGTATACCTAAACAagtgcaaatttgtttaagtacaGTTATTTGTGGTAGCATTAGTCATTGTTTTCAAtagcaagaagaaaaaggaaacaactaaatgtccatcaatagggaaTGAATTATATTAATGGAGGGAGAGCCATACAATGGAAGGCTGAACAGAAATTAATAGGAATGGGGCAGATTTGTAATGTACTAGCATGGTAAAACCTTcatgatagatatagatatagatatagatatagatatagatatatatacatatacatatacatatacatatacatatatatatatatatatatatatctcttgtgtctcagcctcccgagtagctgggattacaggtgtgtgccaccacatccggctaatttttgtattttttagtagagacagggcttcaccatgttggtaaggctgtcttgaactcccgacctcaggtgatccacctgtctcagcctcccaaagtgctgggattataggcatgagccatcacacctggccaaatatttttgataagtATCAAGTGCACAGTGCAGaacaaaatatgtgtgtgtgtatgcatgtgtatgtacacCTATACACTTATATACAGTACCccatgtgaagaaaaataagggTACGTGTTATGCGCGTAGTATTATGGTTGTTATTTTTGAGAATATATctagaaagataaaaaagaaagtggaaataGTTCTTGCCTCTGGTGGGAAGTGGGACTATGTGCCTGATCAATAGGGAAGtaaggaacactttttttttttttttttaaacggagtttttgctcttgttacccaggttggagtgcaatggcgcgatcttagctcactgcaacctctgcctcccaggttcaagcgattctgctgcctcagcctcctgagtagctgggattataggcatgcgcctccacgcctggctaattttgtatttttagtaaagatggggtttctccatgttggtcaggctggtcttgaactccccacctcaggtgatccgtccgcctcagcctcccaaagtgctaggattacaggcgtgagccaccgtgcctggccaggaacgctttttatttttgtaccttTAAAAGTGTGTACCGTCTGTGTATATAAtcagttaaaaacaaagaaaagctgagtgtggtggctcatgcctgtaatcccagcccttaaggaggccgaggccggcggcagatcacctgaggtcaggagttcaagaccggcctgaccaaaacggtgaaaactcatctctacaaaaacataaaaattagccaggcatgatggcaagtgcctgtaatcccagctggttgggaggctgaggtgggagacttgcttgaacctaggaggcagagattgcagtgagccaagactgtaccactgcactccagcctgggcaacagagcaagtctctgtctcaaaacaaaaacaaaaacacaaagaaaaaatgtaaaacaatttcaTGCAGTAGCAAGCATCGAGttaaatacagttgacccttgaacaacacaggtttgaattgCACGGGTCCATTTATACTCAcatttcttccacctctgccacccccaaAATAGCAAGACCAACcccatctcttttcctttctcttccccctcctcagcctactcaatgtgaagatgatgaggatgaaaacctttgtgatgatccacttccacttaatgaatggtaaatatgttttttcttacttatgattttcttagtagcattttcttttctctagcttcctttattgtaaaaatacagtatataacacATATCACATACAAAATGTGTGTAAATGGACTGTTTGCTATTGATAAGTATTCTGGTAAACAGTAGactattagttttttttgttttgtgacaaggtctccctctgtcgcccagcctggaatgccgtggtgtgatcatggctcactgcagccaaaaacttctgggctaaagcaatcctctactaaaaatacaaaaattagccaggcatggtggtgcgcttctgtaatcccagctactcaggaggctgaggcaggagaattgcttgaacccgggaggcagaggttgcagtgagctgagattgcaccgttgcattccagcctggacaacagagcgagactccatctcgaaaataaaataataataataataataataataataataataataatagggctgggtgtggtggctcatgcctgtaatcccagcactttgggaggccaaggtggacagatcacctgaggtcaggagtctcaattaaaaaataaataggccgggcacagtggctcatgcccataatcccagcactttgggaggccgaggtgggcagatcacctgaggtcaggagtttgagaccagcctggccaacacggagaaacgctgcctctatcaaaaatacaaaaattagctggatgtggtggtgcatgctatAATCCcagtaataccagctactcggaaggctgaggcaggagaatcactcgaatccgggacacggaggttgcagtgagccgacatcatgccactgcgctccagcctgggtgacagtgagactctgtctcagaaaaaaaaaaaaaaaaaaaaaaaaaaaaaaaaaatatatatatatatatatatatatatatatatatatatatatgtgtgtatatatatatatatacacatatatatgtgtatatatatatacacacacacatatatatgtgtatatataaaataaaataaataataataaaacatttactttGGCTGCTGTTGCTGCGGGGAGAATTGCAGGGTGTCAAAAGTAGCACTGGTGGAGGGGTAGTGATCAAAGTCTGGTGCTTTAGCCCAAAGGAGAAATGATAGAGACTCAGACTAGCTGGTGATGGAGGTAGAATAAGCATAAATGTATCAAAAAGAGGAGTTGATAGATCTTAAAGAATGATTGGATTTGAAGggcaaaggaagagaagaatCAACCAGGTGGGTTCAGTGAATGAAACCATCAGAAACGAATTGTCCCCTGAAATCAAGACTTTGTGATTGCCATAGTTGTATGCTTCTCAAAGGTTCCTCGTCTCCTCTTCCTTGGACCAAAAGTCAGAGGCAAGAATGCCCTCATTCATACCCCAGTGGTCTATACCTCCAGCAGCAAGTCGAGTGAGCAAGTGATGTCCTGAAAGGCCCAGTGGATCAGTGGAATGAAGCGGGCAGGAAGACTTAGTGCTCCTGAAACAAGGAATCCAGAATCCAGGAGAAGGATGGCTCAGTGGGGCTTTCAAGGGACAAGTATGGGGGTTGAAGGGGTCACTGTCCCTATACCAAATCCGAAAATATTGTGACCAGGAACCATTCTGTCCAACTCTTCTATTTCAGGTGGCAAAGCAAAGCTATATTCAAGACCACATGCAAAGCTACTCCCTGAGCAAAGAGTCACAGATAAAACGGGGGCACCAGTAGAATGGCCAGGACAAACGCAGTGCAGCACAGAGACTCAGACCCTGGCAGCCAT comes from Homo sapiens chromosome 17, GRCh38.p14 Primary Assembly and encodes:
- the PGAP3 gene encoding GPI-specific phospholipase A2-like PGAP3 isoform 5 precursor (isoform 5 precursor is encoded by transcript variant 5) yields the protein MAGLAARLVLLAGAAALASGSQGDREPVYRDCVLQCEEQNCSGGALNHFRSRQPIYMSLAGWTCRDDCKYECMWVTVGLYLQEGHKVPQFHGKWPFSRFLFFQEPASAVASFLNGLASLVMLCRYRTFVPASSPMYHTCVAFAWKMDYFCASTVILHSIYLCCVSFLEDDSLYLLKESEDKFKLD
- the PGAP3 gene encoding GPI-specific phospholipase A2-like PGAP3 isoform 6 precursor (isoform 6 precursor is encoded by transcript variant 6), giving the protein MAGLAARLVLLAGAAALASGSQGDREPVYRDCVLQCEEQNCSGGALNHFRSRQPIYMSLAGWTCRDDCKYECMWVTVGLYLQEGHKVPQFHGKWPFSRFLFFQEPASAVASFLNGLASLVMLCRYRTFVPASSPMYHTCVAFAWLSGR
- the PGAP3 gene encoding GPI-specific phospholipase A2-like PGAP3 isoform 4 precursor (isoform 4 precursor is encoded by transcript variant 4), which encodes MAGLAARLVLLAGAAALASGSQGDREPVYRDCVLQCEEQNCSGGALNHFRSRQPIYMSLAGWTCRDDCKYECMWVTVGLYLQEGHKVPQFHGKWPFSRFLFFQEPASAVASFLNGLASLVMLCRYRTFVPASSPMYHTCVAFAWVSLNAWFWSTVFHTRDTDLTEKMDYFCASTVILHSIYLCCVSFLEDDSLYLLKESEDKFKLD
- the PGAP3 gene encoding GPI-specific phospholipase A2-like PGAP3 isoform X1, producing MAGLAARLVLLAGAAALASGSQGDREPVYRDCVLQCEEQNCSGGALNHFRSRQPIYMSLAGWTCRDDCKYECMWVTVGLYLQEGHKVPQFHGKWPFSRFLFFQEPASAVASFLNGLASLVMLCRYRTFVPASSPMYHTCVAFAWVSLNAWFWSTVFHTRDTDLTEKMDYFCASTVILHSIYLCCVRTVGLQHPAVVSAFRALLLLMLTVHVSYLSLIRFDYGYNLVANVAIAFWKMTACTC
- the PGAP3 gene encoding GPI-specific phospholipase A2-like PGAP3 isoform X3; amino-acid sequence: MAGLAARLVLLAGAAALASGSQGDREPVYRDCVLQCEEQNCSGGALNHFRSRQPIYMSLAGWTCRDDCKYECMWVTVGLYLQEGHKVPQFHGKWPFSRFLFFQEPASAVASFLNGLASLVMLCRYRTFVPASSPMYHTCVAFAWMRKLRHSKAK